In the Pungitius pungitius chromosome 5, fPunPun2.1, whole genome shotgun sequence genome, one interval contains:
- the egr3 gene encoding early growth response protein 3 isoform X2, with protein MDLGMGSEKASAEIQYGSSFQSNRSGQTVTYLGKFAFDTPPSGGIGGSGWCSDNNIISLVSAGILGVSPSPGTVTTQTSSSAASMGGQTSDMEQVYGPPLPAYSTCSDLYQDQVSFHHSPATSTGLAYPGNDYHSTSKASMDGSLFSMIPDYNLFHHQGEVGVMEHKPFQTMDPIRVNPPPITPLETIRAFKDKQQIHPGFIGGQQHPPQHHPQPQTLTLKPIRPRKYPNRPSKTPVHERPHACPAENCDRRFSRSDELTRHLRIHTGHKPFQCRICMRSFSRSDHLTTHIRTHTGEKPFSCEFCGRKFARSDERKRHAKVHLKQKDKKPADKSSGAAGSHSSPPGSCGGPTVGTS; from the coding sequence ATGGATCTGGGCATGGGGAGCGAGAAAGCATCCGCAGAGATTCAGTATGGATCCAGCTTCCAGTCCAACCGCAGCGGGCAGACTGTCACTTATCTGGGGAAGTTTGCCTTTGACACTCCTCCGTCAGGGGGCATCGGCGGCTCTGGCTGGTGCTCTGATAACAATATCATCAGTCTTGTCAGCGCGGGGATCCTGGGCGTTTCTCCATCACCCGGCACAGTAACCACGCAGACATCATCCTCTGCAGCCAGCATGGGCGGGCAGACGTCAGATATGGAGCAGGTGTATGGTCCACCACTGCCTGCTTACTCCACCTGCAGTGACCTGTACCAGGACCAGGTCTCCTTCCACCACAGTCCTGCAACCAGCACGGGTCTAGCCTACCCAGGCAATGACTATCACTCCACGTCCAAAGCCTCCATGGATGGGAGCCTTTTCTCTATGATCCCTGACTACAACCTTTTCCACCATCAGGGGGAAGTTGGCGTGATGGAGCACAAGCCCTTCCAGACCATGGACCCCATCAGAGTCAACCCTCCACCTATCACGCCCCTGGAGACCATCAGGGCGTTCAAAGACAAACAGCAGATTCACCCAGGTTTCATTGGTGGCCAGCAGCACCCTCCTCAGCACCACCCACAGCCACAGACACTCACCCTTAAACCCATCCGACCAAGGAAGTACCCCAACCGTCCCAGCAAAACCCCTGTCCACGAACGGCCGCACGCCTGCCCGGCGGAGAACTGTGACAGGCGCTTCTCACGCTCAGACGAGCTCACGCGCCACCTTCGCATCCACACAGGCCACAAACCCTTCCAGTGCAGAATATGCATGCGCTCCTTTAGCCGGAGCGACCACCTGACCACAcacatccgcacacacacaggcgagaAACCCTTCTCCTGTGAGTTCTGTGGACGCAAGTTTGCCAGAAGTGACGAGCGAAAGAGACACGCAAAGGTCCACCTGAAACAGAAGGACAAGAAGCCAGCTGACAAGAGCAGCGGGGCGGCTGGGAGCCACAGCTCGCCCCCCGGCTCCTGCGGGGGGCCAACGGTGGGAACGTCATGA